The genomic interval TTCACATGGAGTATAACTATTTTCATTAAATAGACTAAGAAGTCTATTTCTAGTATATACAGTGTCCATGTCTTCTATAAGATTATTATTTATTGATATCTCTATTAATCTATCTATTAAAGCATTTAAATTATACATGAAAAATCCCCCTTAATTAAATTGAAGAGGGCATGTATCAAAATAGGTTTTTATAAAACTTACAAAGAGTATGTGTTTGTAAGTTTTATTATTATATTTTGATACAGCCCAAAGGTTTTATTTTAAAGTTCAGTAGGACCATTACCTATAGAAGCAACATAGAATGACGCTTCATATCCTATAGCATCCTTGTAAGCCTGTCCAACATTTTTAATAAATTCATCAACATGAGCATTATTAACTATTGCTATGGCACATCCACCAAAGCCAGCCCCAGTCATACGAGCACCTAAAACTCCAGGTTGTTTCCAAGCATTTTCAGCTAAAGTATCTAATTCTTTACCAGTAACTTCATAATCATCTCTAAGAGAAATATGAGACTGATTCATAAGTTGTCCAAATAATTCAAGATTATTTTCTTTTAAAGCTTTTACAGCATCTTTTACTCTTTCATTTTCAGAAATAGCATGTACACATCTACGTAATTTATTAGAATCTTCTATTTTATCTTTATATGTTTCAAATTCTAAGGAAGTTAGTTCGCAAAGAGAAGAAATATTAGTATATTTCTTTAAAGTGTCTAAAGAATCATCACATTCTTTTCTTCTTTCATTATATTTAGAATCTGCAAGTTCACGTCTTTTATTAGTGTTCATTATAATTATTGAATTATCTCCTAAGTTTAAAGGAACATATTCATAATATAAGCTATTACAATCAAGTAAAATTGCCTTATCCTTTTCTCCTAGAGAAATAGCAAATTGATCCATTATACCGCTATTAACACCTATATAAGTATTTTCTACCTCTTTACCTATTAGTGCAGCATCTACCTTTGAAATATTAAGAGAAAAGAAAGTATCTAAAATTTTTACTATTAACATTTCTAAAGATGCTGAAGAGGAAAGACCAGCTCCGTTTGGAAGATTTCCATTGATAACTAAGTCAATACCCTTATCTATTTTATATCCTTTTTCTATAAGTACTTTTAGTACTCCTTTAAGATAGTTTGTCCAATTATCCTCTTTTTTATAAGATAAATCATCTAAAGAAAACTCTATTACTCCAAGAGATTCAAAGTTAAGAGAGTAAGCTCTACAAATTCTATCATCTCTTAAGCTTGCTGCTGCAAAAGTTCCAAGAGTTATTGGGCAAGGAAATACGAATCCCCCATTGTAGTCAATATGTTCACCTATAAGATTTATTCTTCCTGGTGAGAAAAATAATGAAGTAGGTTCTTTACCAAAATTATTAATAAAAGTTGATTTAAGTGTATTTAATTCCATGATATACCTCCGAATAGAAAATCTGTAACTTAATTATACGATTACAAAAAATAAAAATCAATTGTTTTACTAAAAATTTTACTAATTTTTTGTTAAGTTATTTTTAAATATAGAATTTTTGATAAAATTCTTAAAACTAGCATGTTTAATAGAGTAAAGATTATTGAAAAACTTATATTAAGTTG from Clostridium perfringens carries:
- a CDS encoding galactokinase — its product is MELNTLKSTFINNFGKEPTSLFFSPGRINLIGEHIDYNGGFVFPCPITLGTFAAASLRDDRICRAYSLNFESLGVIEFSLDDLSYKKEDNWTNYLKGVLKVLIEKGYKIDKGIDLVINGNLPNGAGLSSSASLEMLIVKILDTFFSLNISKVDAALIGKEVENTYIGVNSGIMDQFAISLGEKDKAILLDCNSLYYEYVPLNLGDNSIIIMNTNKRRELADSKYNERRKECDDSLDTLKKYTNISSLCELTSLEFETYKDKIEDSNKLRRCVHAISENERVKDAVKALKENNLELFGQLMNQSHISLRDDYEVTGKELDTLAENAWKQPGVLGARMTGAGFGGCAIAIVNNAHVDEFIKNVGQAYKDAIGYEASFYVASIGNGPTEL